The following proteins are encoded in a genomic region of Pectinophora gossypiella chromosome 6, ilPecGoss1.1, whole genome shotgun sequence:
- the LOC126367492 gene encoding ras-related protein Rab-37-like isoform X2 — MWNPNSVDNRQLEKRVVVGRVRPTWARNLPEAREDDEKSEQEVGVMPHSEPPSPTEPWEQNAKQEDKYDVFGKVMLLGDSGVGKTCMLVRFRDGTFLAGNYISTVGIDFRNKVVTVDGIKVKLQIWDTAGQERFRSVTHAYYRDAHALLLLYDVTNKTSFDNIRAWLGEIREYAQDDVVIMLLGNKSDSGLERAVRREEGQRLAREYQVSFMETSAKTGLNVEAAFAHVARSLVAKANPVDPARLAVRAQPSQEQKSSCPPCS; from the exons ATGTGGAACCCGAACTCAGTGGACAACAGACAGTTGGAGAAACGAGTGGTCGTCGGGAGGGTGCGACCTACCTGGGCCAGGAACCTTCCAGAAGCGAGAGAAGATGACGAAAAGTCGGAGCAAGAGGTTGGCGTGATGCCACATAGTGAACCTCCTTCTCCTACCGAACCCTGGGAGCAGAACGCTAAACAGGAAGACAAATATGACGTATTCGGAAAG GTGATGCTACTCGGTGACAGTGGAGTGGGGAAGACCTGTATGCTAGTCCGCTTTCGAGACGGCACTTTCCTGGCCGGAAACTACATTTCCACCGTCGGCATCGATTTCCGG AATAAGGTAGTAACTGTCGACGGCATCAAGGTGAAGCTTCAGATTTGGGACACCGCGGGCCAAGAGCGCTTTCGTAGCGTCACTCACGCTTACTACAGGGACGCACATG CTCTCCTCCTTCTCTACGATGTGACCAACAAGACTAGTTTTGACAACATCAGAGCTTGGCTCGGCGAAATAAGGGAATACGCACAAGACGACGTCGTTATTATGCTTTTAG GTAACAAATCCGACAGCGGCCTAGAGAGAGCGGTGAGGCGGGAGGAGGGGCAACGCCTAGCGAGGGAATACCAAGTGTCATTTATGGAGACCTCAGCGAAAACCGGACTTAACGTCGAAGCCGCCTTCGCTCACGTAGCCCGTTCTCTAGTCGCGAAAGCGAACCCCGTCGACCCAGCCAGACTCGCCGTGCGCGCGCAACCTTCCCAAGAGCAAAAGTCCTCGTGCCCGCCATGTTCATAA